DNA from Chitinophaga pendula:
GATCGAAACAAAAGAACGTCAGGGAGGAAACTCAGACGAGTCGAAGAGAGCAGGAGGTTAATAACTGTTTATCGCCATTCTAAATAAAGATACGGGCGCGAACGCTTTACAGTGTTCACGCCCGTTCTTTTTTATATCATACGTTATACCTGAACAGGCTGTAATACCTTATCCAGTGTTGATTGTGCAAGTTGTTTACGGTAGACCGAAGGGCTCATACCCGCATAGGACTTGAACCACTTAGTGAAATTGGAAGGATCGTACGTCAGCTTAAGTGCGACGTCTGCGATGGAATTAGTCGGATTGCTAAGCAGGTTTTTAGCCACCGCTACTAACTTTTCCTCGTAGTAATAACAGGGATGGTTACCCGTCAGCTGTTTGATTACATTACTGAGATGCGTAGGATGGATATATAATCTCTCTGCAAAATCTCTTAGCTCATACATAGTATCGATGCGGTCATGTACCAGGTCATCCAGGTGCTGATCGATCAGGGCCAGGTAGTTGGCAAATATTTCTTCGCTTCTGTTAGCATACATATGCAACCTCCTTTGATGATTATAAAGTTACGCAATTTGCCTGCCTTACAGCAGGGGGCAGCAGGACCGCCTTGTCAAAATTAGGCCTAATATCCCGGGGAAAATGGTACCGTCTTCAGTA
Protein-coding regions in this window:
- a CDS encoding helix-turn-helix domain-containing protein, which encodes MYANRSEEIFANYLALIDQHLDDLVHDRIDTMYELRDFAERLYIHPTHLSNVIKQLTGNHPCYYYEEKLVAVAKNLLSNPTNSIADVALKLTYDPSNFTKWFKSYAGMSPSVYRKQLAQSTLDKVLQPVQV